Proteins found in one Kwoniella bestiolae CBS 10118 chromosome 1, complete sequence genomic segment:
- a CDS encoding phosphatidylserine decarboxylase: protein MTDAIDKSVPDEHRIHSVGAWKSQDKRHHHKFLNDTVEYVEQNPKPLHPVLKEFKELVEGSTRLSMLFQLMFEQVPNNKEYLKDPAGQDSQVRDFDHLLKLMNHVISHAPRWTDPGHKVGLVGVPVQALLDWPMGTSAGFCVFQDPLVNEQLKKILNVWGEYLSSPASAEVLGSGKTDWFGPTGLPALEEVANKAGGTNLKFHELFQCDPKAEHHGFKSWDDFFTRHFHWEHRPVASPKDDSVIANSCESKMYKVAQDVHARDKFWVKGQPYSVLDILNFDKDYGDQFVGGTIYQAFLSALSYHRWHSPVSGTIKKVVLVDGTYYSEPLFVDFDTNKNEPADKNGETTSQEYLSATATRSIIFIEADNPKIGIMAFVGIGMTEVSTCDTTVKEGQHVEKGEELGMFHFGGSTHCQLFRKGVKLSDFPEKSDHNVPVRSKLCVVE from the exons ATGACAGACGCGATAGATAAGAGTGTTCCTGACGAACATCGTATTCACAGT GTCGGTGCATGGAAATCACAAGATAAGAGACATCATCACAAGTTCCTGAATGATACGGTCGAATATGTCGAGCAAAACCCGAAACCGCTTCATCCAGTTTTGAAGGAGTTCAAAGAGCTTGTAGAGGGTAGTACGAGGTTGTCCATGTTATTTCAGTTGATGtttgagcag GTCCCAAATAACAAAGAATACCTGAAAGACCCCGCTGGCCAAGATTCTCAAGTAAGGGATTTCGACCATCTCCTGAAACTTATGAATCACGTTATCTCGCATGCTCCCCGATGGACCGATCCGGGACATAAAGTTGGGCTTGTCGGTGTGCCCGTTCAGGCGCTTTTGGATTGGCCGATGGGTACTTCGGCGGGGTTCTGCGTGTTCCAAGATCCACTTGTCAATGAACAG CTCAAGAAGATCCTGAATGTATGGGGCGAGTACCTCAGCTCACCCGCCTCAGCAGAAGTGTTAGGCTCAGGCAAAACAGATTGGTTCGGTCCCACCGGTCTACCTGCACTCGAGGAAGTAGCCAACAAAGCCGGCGGAACCAACCTCAAATTCCACGAACTGTTCCAATGTGATCCTAAGGCTGAACACCACGGATTCAAATCATGGGACGACTTCTTCACCCGTCATTTCCACTGGGAACATCGACCGGTCGCTTCGCCCAAGGATGATAGCGTTATTGCGAACTCGTGCGAATCGAAGATGTACAAGGTAGCCCAAGATGTCCACGCGCGAGATAAATTCTGGGTCAAAGGTCAACCATACTCTGTCTTGGACATTTTGAACTTCGATAAAGATTATGGGGACCAGTTTGTGGGAGGAACGATATACCAGGCTTTCCTCAGTGCATTGAGCTATCATCGATGGCATTCACCCGTATCTGGAACGATCAAGAAGGTCGTACTCGTAGATGGGACTTACTATAGTGAACCCCTTTTCGTCGATTTCGATACCAACAAGAACGAACCGGCGGATAAGAACGGAGAAACTACCAGTCAAGAGTATCTGTCTGCCACGGCGACGAGGTCTATCATCTTTATCGAGGCGGATAATCCCAAGATTGGTATTATGGCGTTCgtggggattgggatgaCAGAGGTTTCGACTTGCGATACGACCGTGAAGGAGGGTCAGCAtgtggagaagggagaagagctGGG GATGTTCCATTTCGGCGGATCAACACATTGTCAGTTGTTCAGGAAGGGTGTGAAACTCTCGGATTTCCCGGAGAAGTCGGACCACAACGTACCTGTCAGAAGTAAATTATGTGTAGTTGAGTGA